The following are from one region of the Dreissena polymorpha isolate Duluth1 chromosome 2, UMN_Dpol_1.0, whole genome shotgun sequence genome:
- the LOC127867691 gene encoding uncharacterized protein LOC127867691, translated as MATLAKTILKVGIAGGAVAGTASYGVWSADTKQGAAALERVKASLPSAQPYVNKIPGPADVGKDVTSKWNTGVQTIFQNVSSVPGNTVKFVQKTIGDLSK; from the exons ATGGCAACCTTGGCAAA GACCATTCTTAAAGTAGGCATAGCAGGGGGAGCGGTCGCTGGCACTGCAAGCTATGGTGTGTGGAGTGCTGACACAAAACAGGGAGCTGCTGCGCTAGAGAGAGTGAAGGCCTCACTTCCTAGTGCCCAGCCATATGTTAACAAG ATTCCAGGACCTGCAGATGTTGGCAAGGATGTCACTTCAAAATGGAACACAG GTGTGCAGACAATCTTCCAGAATGTTTCGTCCGTGCCAGGCAATACAGTGAAGTTTGTACAGAAGACGATTGGTGATTTATCCAAGTGA